The Anaerobacillus alkaliphilus genome contains a region encoding:
- a CDS encoding DUF4912 domain-containing protein: MISEIVTLRNEGFSIKEIADELNLTMGKVRYQLREFDNNIQHNKIVVRQFHEHSSQCTLMVRSPYSLFCYWEISDKKRHMVKHHLNDEWGSFDLQLRLYDVTKINFNGHNAHCFQDYLLPRESQQWFFYDLNPNRTYCVDIGVITREKRYFFPFIRSNTMATPHLNDDQRGLSTSADLQWKEGIRKEPDWLEGFSSYSYYEKLK; encoded by the coding sequence TTGATTAGTGAAATTGTTACATTAAGAAATGAAGGATTTTCAATAAAAGAGATCGCCGATGAATTAAATCTTACGATGGGCAAAGTTCGCTATCAATTGAGAGAATTTGATAACAATATTCAGCATAACAAAATTGTAGTTAGGCAGTTCCATGAACATAGTAGTCAATGTACATTAATGGTCCGGTCTCCATACTCACTGTTTTGTTACTGGGAAATATCTGACAAGAAAAGGCATATGGTAAAACACCACTTGAATGATGAGTGGGGATCCTTTGATTTGCAACTAAGATTGTATGATGTTACGAAAATTAATTTTAATGGGCATAACGCACATTGTTTTCAAGACTATCTGCTACCTAGAGAAAGTCAGCAATGGTTCTTTTATGATTTAAACCCAAATCGAACTTATTGCGTAGACATCGGGGTAATTACAAGAGAGAAAAGGTATTTCTTCCCTTTCATTCGCTCAAATACCATGGCTACCCCTCACTTAAATGACGATCAGAGAGGGCTTTCTACGTCAGCTGACTTACAATGGAAAGAAGGAATTAGGAAAGAACCAGACTGGTTAGAAGGATTTAGTAGTTATTCCTATTATGAGAAACTTAAATGA
- a CDS encoding endolytic transglycosylase MltG, whose protein sequence is MTKKTLQGIATGILLTTLVFAFNFYYSDNTTIQIEIPSEEKTRAITDQDIEEYIAKNGLVVLDLIDYEKLLDQVANRETVEIDNEPNSEKIIERIVVKEVFFTIEPGTSSSSIALLLEEKGLITSKENFESYLKQKGLETKIKAGDYTLASDMSLEEIVEKLT, encoded by the coding sequence ATGACCAAGAAAACTTTACAAGGAATTGCTACTGGAATACTGTTAACCACGTTAGTATTTGCATTTAATTTCTACTATTCTGATAATACTACTATACAAATAGAAATACCAAGTGAAGAAAAGACAAGAGCTATTACGGATCAAGACATAGAAGAATATATTGCAAAAAATGGATTAGTCGTTCTTGATTTGATTGATTATGAAAAATTACTTGACCAAGTAGCAAACAGAGAAACTGTTGAAATTGACAATGAACCAAACTCTGAGAAGATTATTGAACGAATTGTCGTTAAGGAAGTATTTTTTACAATCGAACCAGGTACGAGTAGTAGTAGCATTGCTTTATTACTGGAAGAAAAAGGTTTGATTACTAGTAAAGAAAATTTCGAAAGCTATTTGAAACAAAAAGGTCTAGAAACAAAGATAAAGGCTGGCGATTATACGCTCGCATCAGATATGTCACTAGAGGAAATTGTTGAAAAACTAACGTAA